The Candidatus Tanganyikabacteria bacterium genome window below encodes:
- a CDS encoding uroporphyrinogen-III synthase, translating into MSDLPLAGRTVLVTRSPEQSGDLLGLLAAAGADTLALPTIAFFPPVDPRPLEQAIAEVGQYAWVAFTSSNAVHAFAERLPEPAPALAGVRLAAVGPKTAEALAQWGLEANLIAAKGNAASLADGLGRVCRRGERVLYPRAERVSDDLAGKLETFGVVVDDPIAYRTVPPSGDSFQVAARLKARQIAWITVLSGSALRHLQAMLPEPEHLRTARLASIGPKTSAEAVALGYRVHAEAAEPSVAALVAAIVSAEARA; encoded by the coding sequence TTGAGCGATCTGCCGCTCGCCGGCCGCACGGTGCTGGTGACGCGCAGCCCCGAGCAGTCCGGCGATCTGCTCGGCCTCCTCGCCGCGGCGGGCGCCGACACCCTGGCGCTCCCGACCATCGCGTTCTTTCCACCCGTGGATCCGCGGCCGCTGGAGCAGGCGATCGCCGAGGTCGGGCAGTATGCCTGGGTGGCGTTCACGTCGTCGAATGCCGTGCACGCCTTTGCCGAGCGCCTACCCGAGCCAGCCCCGGCACTGGCCGGCGTGCGCCTTGCCGCCGTCGGCCCGAAGACCGCCGAGGCCCTGGCCCAGTGGGGCCTGGAGGCCAACCTGATCGCGGCCAAGGGAAACGCCGCCTCGCTCGCCGACGGGTTGGGCCGCGTCTGCCGGCGGGGCGAACGGGTGCTGTACCCGCGGGCGGAACGCGTCAGCGACGATCTGGCCGGCAAGCTCGAGACCTTCGGCGTGGTCGTCGACGATCCGATCGCGTACCGCACCGTGCCGCCGTCCGGCGACTCCTTCCAGGTGGCCGCCCGGCTCAAGGCAAGGCAGATAGCGTGGATCACCGTGCTGTCCGGCTCGGCCCTGCGGCACCTGCAGGCGATGCTGCCCGAACCCGAGCACCTCCGTACGGCGCGCCTGGCCAGCATCGGGCCCAAGACGAGCGCCGAGGCCGTCGCCCTGGGGTACAGGGTGCACGCCGAGGCGGCTGAGCCCAGTGTCGCGGCCCTCGTGGCGGCGATCGTATCGGCCGAGGCGCGGGCCTGA